The following are encoded in a window of Methylocystis rosea genomic DNA:
- a CDS encoding DUF1348 family protein: MVRSSFKRRGASVSRPPLPPFTLETATQKVRIAEDAWNTRDPERVSLAYTVDSRWRNRAEFLVGRDEIVAFLTRKWRSELDYRLIKEIWAFRDNRIAVRFAYEFHDDLGSWRRAYGNENWEFDEDGLMRLRLASINDLPISESERKYRWPAGPRPPDHPGLSDLGL, encoded by the coding sequence ATGGTAAGATCGTCGTTCAAACGACGAGGAGCGTCCGTGTCGCGACCGCCCCTGCCGCCCTTCACGCTCGAAACCGCCACGCAGAAAGTGCGCATCGCTGAGGACGCCTGGAATACGCGCGACCCCGAGCGCGTATCGCTTGCCTATACGGTCGACAGCCGCTGGCGAAATCGCGCGGAATTTCTCGTCGGCCGCGACGAGATCGTCGCTTTTCTCACCCGCAAATGGCGCAGCGAATTGGACTATCGATTGATCAAGGAGATCTGGGCGTTTCGCGACAATCGGATCGCGGTGCGTTTCGCTTATGAATTTCATGACGACTTAGGCAGTTGGCGCCGCGCTTATGGCAATGAGAATTGGGAATTCGACGAGGACGGCCTGATGCGGCTCAGACTCGCCAGCATCAACGACCTGCCGATCAGCGAGAGCGAGCGGAAGTATCGCTGGCCGGCGGGCCCGCGTCCGCCCGATCATCCCGGGCTTTCCGATCTCGGCCTTTGA
- a CDS encoding MucR family transcriptional regulator → MNQANNIELAADIVSAYVSNNSVPAGELPGLISEVYNALLRVGAGSAAAPAEPPKPAIPVKRSVTNDYIICLEDGKKFKSLKRHLRTQYGLSPEDYREKWGLPADYPMVAPNYAKARSNLAKQMGLGQQRRRRGK, encoded by the coding sequence ATGAATCAAGCCAACAACATTGAACTCGCGGCCGACATCGTCTCCGCCTATGTGAGCAACAACTCAGTCCCCGCCGGAGAGTTGCCCGGGCTCATCAGCGAAGTCTACAACGCCCTGTTGCGCGTTGGCGCGGGCTCCGCGGCGGCGCCCGCCGAGCCGCCGAAACCGGCGATTCCCGTCAAGCGTTCGGTAACCAATGATTACATCATCTGCCTTGAGGACGGGAAGAAGTTCAAGTCGCTGAAGCGTCATCTGCGCACGCAGTATGGGCTGTCGCCCGAAGACTATCGTGAGAAGTGGGGCCTCCCGGCCGACTATCCGATGGTTGCGCCCAACTACGCCAAGGCGCGGTCTAATCTCGCCAAGCAGATGGGGCTCGGCCAGCAGCGCCGGCGTCGCGGCAAATAA
- a CDS encoding MDR family oxidoreductase, which produces MTDFRAIRIDKDDHGQHADYVVMRERDLMEGDVDVDVAFSAINYKDGLAVTGDGPVVRRFPMIPGVDFAGRVTRSAHPDFAAGDIVVATACGLGEAHYGGFAEKARLSGDWLAKLPPPLTPARAMTVGTAGLTAMFCVLALERHGARPDDGLAVVTGATGGVGSFAVALLAKAGWRVAAVTGQASQDAYLRRLGASEIIGRDELSAPGKPLQKQRFAVGVDTVGGVTLANLLAQTRFDGAVAACGNVGGMALPANVAPFILRGVSLLGVESVRPRIDLRRAAWTRIARDLDPSTIDAMSEIIPFDAALDRARSIVGGTIRGRVVIDMGRHLPL; this is translated from the coding sequence ATGACTGACTTCAGGGCCATTCGCATCGACAAAGACGATCACGGCCAACACGCCGATTACGTCGTCATGCGTGAGCGCGATCTGATGGAGGGCGATGTCGACGTGGACGTCGCTTTCTCGGCGATCAACTACAAGGACGGTCTCGCCGTGACCGGCGACGGACCGGTGGTGCGTCGCTTCCCGATGATTCCAGGCGTCGATTTCGCGGGCCGCGTCACGCGCTCCGCGCATCCGGATTTTGCGGCGGGCGACATTGTCGTTGCGACGGCGTGCGGCCTAGGCGAAGCGCATTATGGAGGCTTTGCGGAAAAGGCGCGGCTATCGGGCGATTGGCTCGCGAAACTGCCGCCGCCGCTGACGCCGGCGCGCGCCATGACGGTCGGCACCGCGGGACTGACCGCCATGTTCTGCGTGCTTGCGCTGGAGCGCCATGGCGCTCGGCCCGACGACGGACTCGCGGTGGTGACGGGCGCGACGGGGGGAGTCGGCTCTTTCGCCGTCGCATTGCTCGCCAAGGCTGGTTGGCGCGTCGCCGCCGTCACCGGACAGGCGAGTCAAGACGCCTATCTCAGACGCCTCGGCGCGTCCGAGATCATCGGCCGCGACGAATTGTCCGCTCCCGGAAAGCCGCTGCAAAAGCAGCGCTTCGCCGTCGGCGTCGACACTGTCGGCGGCGTCACTCTCGCCAATCTTCTTGCGCAGACGCGCTTCGATGGGGCCGTCGCCGCCTGCGGCAATGTCGGCGGCATGGCGCTTCCGGCGAATGTCGCGCCTTTCATTCTGCGCGGCGTGTCGCTGCTCGGCGTCGAAAGCGTGCGCCCGCGCATCGACTTGCGGCGGGCGGCGTGGACCCGAATCGCGCGAGATCTCGATCCCTCTACAATCGACGCCATGAGCGAAATCATCCCCTTCGATGCGGCGCTGGATCGGGCCCGCTCGATCGTTGGAGGAACGATTCGCGGACGCGTCGTCATCGACATGGGCCGGCATCTTCCGCTCTAA
- a CDS encoding TIGR02300 family protein, which produces MAKPELGAKRQCQSCGTKFYDFKKDPIACPKCGAIYQVVALTRAAARAQQEEESELEKESPETVSLEEVGETETVAESIDVEDDVEIEADDAEDDTFLEEEESDDDVSGLIDGDIETDEET; this is translated from the coding sequence GTGGCAAAACCCGAACTCGGCGCCAAACGCCAATGTCAGTCCTGCGGGACGAAGTTTTACGACTTTAAAAAGGACCCGATCGCCTGTCCGAAATGCGGCGCGATTTATCAGGTGGTGGCGCTGACGCGAGCGGCGGCGCGCGCGCAACAAGAAGAAGAAAGCGAACTCGAAAAGGAGAGCCCTGAAACCGTGTCGCTCGAAGAAGTCGGGGAGACGGAGACCGTGGCGGAATCGATCGATGTCGAAGATGATGTGGAGATCGAAGCAGATGACGCCGAAGACGACACCTTCCTCGAGGAAGAAGAATCCGACGACGATGTCTCCGGATTGATCGACGGCGACATCGAAACCGACGAAGAGACCTGA